In Gavia stellata isolate bGavSte3 chromosome 28, bGavSte3.hap2, whole genome shotgun sequence, a single genomic region encodes these proteins:
- the GJD3 gene encoding gap junction delta-3 protein, giving the protein MGEWGFLSSLLDAVQEHSPMVGRFWLVVMLLFRILVLATVGSDVFEDEQEEFVCNTQQPGCKPVCYDAAFPISHYRFLVFHVVVLSAPAALFVIFAVHQAAKPGRVGAPGQRARCLQPFYVGSVVARIVAELGFLLGQALLYGFRVQPLFVCRRRPCPHRVDCFVSRPTEKTVFIHFYFVVGLVSALLSLAELAHLLRKGPPPRAGCCHPPQERGLAPGQPAGAAEEPCCPTSPPPRGDLTV; this is encoded by the coding sequence ATGGGTGAGTGGGGCTTCCTGAGCTCGCTGCTGGACGCGGTGCAGGAGCACTCGCCCATGGTGGGACGGTTCTGGCTGGTGGTGATGCTCCTCTTCCGCATCCTGGTTCTGGCCACCGTGGGCAGCGACGTCTTCGAGGATGAGCAGGAAGAGTTCGTCTGCAACACGCAGCAGCCGGGCTGCAAACCGGTGTGCTACGATGCCgccttccccatctcccactaCCGCTTCCTCGTCTTCCACGTTGTCGTGCTCTCGGCCCCTGCCGCCCTCTTCGTCATCTTCGCCGTGCACCAGGCGGCCAAGCCGGGGCGCGTGGGGGCCCCTGGCCAGCGTGCCCGCTGCCTCCAGCCCTTCTACGTGGGCAGCGTGGTGGCACGCATCGTGGCCGAGCTGGGCTTCCTGCTGGGGCAGGCGCTGCTCTACGGCTTCAGGGTGCAACCGCTCTTCGTCTGCCGCCGGCGGCCCTGCCCGCACCGCGTCGACTGCTTCGTCTCCCGCCCCACCGAGAAAACCGTCTTCATCCACTTCTACTTCGTGGTGGGTCTGGTCTCggcactgctcagcctggcCGAGCTCGCCCACCTCCTGCGCAAGGGCCCACCGCCCcgggctgggtgctgccaccCGCCGCAGGAGCGGGGACTGGCCCCCGGGCAGCCGGCGGGGGCCGCGGAGGAGCCGtgctgccccaccagccccccgccgcggggggaCCTGACCGTGTAA